The genomic window TCCTTGATGTTATCCACTAACTTTCTCATGGAAATATTTTGCTTTAGAAGCTGATGATGTTGTTTACAATCATCCGCAGCTGAGGTAACGCTACTAGAGAACAATATCATTATCTACAAGTTTGTACAAGACCTGCATTTCTTTGTCACTGGTGGTGATGATGAAAATGAGCTCATTTTAGCGTCGGTTCTTCAGGGTTTCTTTGACGCGGTCACCCTTTTGTTAAGGTATTCTTTGTTGTATTTTCCTATTTAAATTGAAACCAATGATGTGAATTTATTTTGCCATATACTCATCATCCTCTGTTTTTCTTTTATCCCTTTGAATGTCTTTTCACAGGAGCAATGTTGACAAGAGAGAGGCACTTGAGAACTTGGATCTAATTCTTTTATGTCTTGATGAAATTGTTGATGGAGGGTGTGTATATATTTCTTTGCCACAAATTCTTTCCCAATAAAGTTTACAACCTGGCTTTAGAAAACATGTTTGTATTGATTTCATTTTTAATCACATAAATGGTGCATCTGATTTTCTGGGTTAGGATCTTATAAAGGAAATAGTAAAAAACAAGTTTTTTAATGTTCTTATTATTTCTTTTACAAAATCCTAAAACCAAGAAATGTTAAAATAAAGTGTCAATTCTTGTAATTTAAAGTGAATAAGAAATGAAATCAGCAATATTCTGGTGAACCAACGAGGTCCTTACTCCTTGGTAATCGACGTTTCTAATAGTTATTTGTTTTTTGCCCTTGAAGGATCATACTTGAAACAAATGGAGCTCTTATTGCTGAAAAAGTGACATCCAGTAGCTTGGATGCCGATGCTCCCTTGTCTGAGCAGGTAATGCATTTCTCTTTCATCTCACTTCAGTTACTGTCACCAAGTTGTACTCCTTTTGACTGCACATTGAGTTTAATTTCTATTCTCTTGTATGCTAACATCTAATCATGCTATCATATAAAAAGAAAACTACTTTGTCTATGTAACGGCATAGAGCATAAATTCTTTTGCAACTGATAATAGTGCATAAAAGCTAATCTCACATATTTAAGGCACAAAAAACATTTTTGACAATATAAACCAAAGTTTGCTAGAGTAGTCAAATTATAGGGTTAGAAACAGGGCAAGATAAGGCCTTACTTTTGTTAGGCCAGGCCTGTTATAGGTTTTTATAAGTATTAATCTTGACCTGTTATTAAACTTGATATGGTCTAAATCCTGTTAGAAGGTctgaaatttaaaaatagaaaataaaaaaatttaaaagaacttAAATCATAGTATGGTTCtgcaataataaataattataggtACCAAGAGAAAAGATATATTTAGAGTaatgtttgtttaatttttatcccTATGGTAGCTATGGTGACTTAAGTGTTGCTAAAATTAAAGTAATGTTTGTTTAATTTTCATCCCTAAGTCCAAACCTACATTACTTTCTGAACCTCAAACATACAATAAGTGACATTTTTGTGAACCCCAATTTGGTTGTGCATTTTTTTTCTCTAGAATAACAGACCGCATATTATTTGATCTATTTTGTAGACACTAACTCAAGCATGGGCTACAGCCAGAGATCATTTGACAAGAACCCTTTTAAAATGATCGAATACACTAGAAACGAGTTACTTGTATTTGggtagtttttattttaaatttataatttttatgttGATGAGAGTTTCGTTTCCTGTCCCCCTAATTTGTCTAGCCAACGAGAGCAATGATATGGTTCCATTCTGTGAGTGTTGACAAAGGTTTTCCTTTTATCatatcaattatttttttttattgcacCACTGattcactattattattattttgtggaGTGCGGTAAAGAAATTATTGATGCGAATGGTAATTTAGGATAATTTGTTATGCTTAATATACACGAAAATGACGTGACATTTACACCAATTTACGAATTTGAACAACAATTACGATCATTTCATTACAGAGGTGTGGAACTAAAGAGACATTAATAGAAACATATTTGAAGAATTATACTTACATAGAAATAGGTAAGTTATATTTATGTTAGGAcagaatttatttaattttttattcacaGAGTATCTGAATACACTAATACAGTAAGACAAAATAAAGAcctttttcttgaaaaaaaaaaaaaattgttctgtTTAACTTATTAGGTTAGAGGACATGTTAAGAAAACATATTCTTTATTCTAAAAGACTGCTCAAAGCTTTCCCATATTTGGGTGGTTCACAAGACTTAGAGTTTGTTTGAAATGCTAGGAATTAATATTTACTCAAAAGttaaattctttttcttgttttagaACAATTAAAAGTGAATGATTTATAGTGGAGGAGACTAGAAGTATAGGATTTTAAAATTACAAACCCTAGCAGAGAAAGAGTACGTACTCCGTActcagagagaatgagagaaggagagagcgggAGAGAGTGTTTGAGGGTGAAACACGGTGAAGAAGATGGCCATGCCATCgaaagagataagggggagagtgtGGGAGGGTTTGCATCAGGTGTGAAGGAGGGATCAAGTAAGGGCGACCTTAGTTCCAGGGTGACTTCCAAGATTTCGTTCCGTGACAAGGTTATTGGTTCTACGGTAGCCACAGGGATAAATCGGGCTGAAGCTCTAGATGGGGATTCCATGGCAGTGGTCACTGAAAAACAAGGAGATCCTATGCCTCCAAGAGTTTGCTTCTCCAAAGAGGCTAGGAACATCCTTTCTGAACCATACAAGGAAGCAATTGTGATTAAGGTTCTTGGAAAAAACCTTAGTTACATGGCCATGTTTCACAAATTGAAAGGGGTATGGAGGATCACCGGTGGATATGAAATCTTGGATGTGGGTTTTGGGTACTTTCTAGTTAAATTTGATCGCATGGACGATCGAGAGAAGGTTTTACTAGGGGGGCCATGGATGATCTTCGGTCACTATATTGCGGTCAAGCCATGGATACCGGATTTTAAACCTTGTGAGGACACTTTCGGGGAGACTATGGTTTGGATTCGAATATCTGGTTTGAGCATATGGTACTATCAGGATAAAGCCATGATGAGAATCGCTTCTGCTGTGGGAAGACCAGTCAAGGTGGATCTGGCTACTAAGTTGGCGGAAAGGGGAAAATTTGCTCGGGCTTGCGTGCAAATTAATCTTGGTTTGCCGGTGGTCCAGAGTGTGATTGTCGATGAGTTTGAATATAAGGTGGAGTATGAATGCTTACACCTTATTTGTGACAAGTGCAATTGTTTCGGGCATCCAGCAACTGACTGCAGAATGACCCCAATAGATTCGAAAAGGGTGGATCGAAAGGAAACATCAGTAACCGAGACGGCGGCCCAGGTGGTGCAGCCACAGGAAGCCTCaaaagagaaaatttttgaatttggatgCAATCCCAAAGAGTCAGTGATAGTTGcagaaattgggaaggaattagATGATACGTTGCATGGGAAGGAAGTGGGGTCCCAACATTTGGAAAATGAGGCTGGCTGGACCAAAGTCAGCggtaaaaggagagaaaaattgAGTCAATCAAACAAAGCCCAACAAACATCTAAAGATAAAATGCCGGTGTGCTCAAATCAGAAATTGGACCAGAACCGTGACTTTGGGCTACGTATGAGAGGAGCCGAATCAGGGGTGAAGACCGGGTCGGTTAGCGGATCTAAGGCACGCATGTCATCTTCCAAACAGCAAGGGGTGAAAGGCAAAGCTGTCTCCGTTGCGGTGCCGACTTTCACTGCCATTATCAAAAATGGACACAAGAGGTTGCGCCCTTCTTCTTTGCAGAATTCGCCGTCGACTCCAGACTGCCTTGGCGACACCAGCAAGCAGCAAATTCCGGATGTAGTTAAATGTTTGTTGGAGGTTCAAAAAGATGCAACTAGCTTCAATAAAAAGGTTTTTGGcaatatttttgttaagaaaagGGAGTTGGAGAGGCTTTTGAATGACGTTCAGATTACTCTGGAAAGTCGGGAGGATCAACAGCTTAGGATCAAAGAGCAAGTTTTGCATCAGGAACTGAATGTTGTCCTTCTTCAAGAAGAGTTGTTGTGGTATCAAAAATCTAGAGAACAATGGGTGAGATGTGGAGacagaaatacaaaattttttcatcTGCAGACAGTTATCAGGAGaaagaggaacaaaattcatgggTTATTTTTGGAGGATGGGTCTTGGGCCACGGAGACTACGACTCTAGAAATGGCGGCAAATTCTTTCTTTCAAAAGCTCTTTTCTACAAGGGAGGATATTAACCTGGATGCCATGGGGCCTTTTCCTTACCCGTCTCTTAGTACTGAGGCTTGTCAAAAGTTAGTGGAACCGGTGACGTCTGAAGAGGTTAAAAGAGCTGTGATGACCATGAGTTCATTTAAAGCCCCAGGGCCAGATGGATTTCAAGCAATTTTCTACAAAGAGTACTGGGACTCTCTTAGCAACGATGTGTGTGGACTGGTCAAGCGAGCCTTTGAGGGTGAGCCACTGAATGCGGCTATTTTTGATACTCTCATTGTTCTAATTCCTAAAGTGGAAGTTCCCTCTTCCTTACGGGAGTTTCGGCCTATTAGCTTATGTAatgtaatttataaaattgtcacAAAGGTTCTAGTTAACAGGTTCAGACCTTTCCTGTCGGAGATCATTGGTCCTTTGCAAGGAGGGTTCTgtaactctaatcatgttatttggtctgagcctggtgttgatctccaacgaatcatccgctcggatttaagatagtttttgctttgtttctttccttgtctagacaccaaaaaaaaaaagtgaatgaTTTCAatttctttgagaattctaaTTTTCATCTTTCTTTTATTTGTAAATGAGATTAAAAGTTAAAACGGATCTGattttcaaatcaatttccactctctttaaatttgaattctattctattaatatattatagttATTCCAAATCAtggaattaaaattcaaataaaaattaattcttttttaaaagaaaatagattTCTTTTCTCATGTTAAATAGTTTCCAAACAAGCTCTTAATCATCAGTATCTGAAGATCCTATTAATTGATACAAATAAAACTCTCTCAGTACCATTTTCATTTCTTTTCATTCACAAGAGACAAATCTGTGATCTTACCTTAAAAACAAACAATCCTCAAACAACCAAATACATAGAGTTGAGCTTGATTTCTTTGATCTTATGGAAACTTGAGAAAACCAGTAGTCTCACTAATCAAAATGCCCCTGCTTCTTCCTTTGAAGGTGAATCTCTGCTCCTTGATTTGTAAGGTACCTATTAACCAAAAAGTAAAAAGCGAAAAGAATTACCTAtccagaaaagaaaagaaaagaaaagaagatgccAAGAAAATGAGttactatttatttaataaaagatatgtatcaaaccagaaaacacagataacCAAGCCGACATCTCGAAGCTGAGTCATCTGCATTTCTGTTTGGATCTGTCAATAGTATTGCTTGCAGTTGCACTGCATATTAACATTGAGCTTACTTGGTTGACAACAATTGCAACCGTAACTAAAACTTGTAATCCAAATCAACTATAAATTGAGATTTGACTATTTGAGAGAGAATAATTGCCAAGTAAAAATAGGActaagaaaaagcaagcaaaaacaaaaaatcagAGGCACAAACAAAACCTGAAGAGAAACAACAATACCTTCTCATCTTCAAGCTACTAGGTACCGGAGTTGCCTTGTCTTCTCTTTGTTTTTTCAACTTCTCTTGCAAAATTAAAGCCATTACAGAAGATATTCCTGAGATCATGATCATGATTAATGCAATGTCACCATTCTAAATCCTGATTAATCTCCATAAGTACCCAAGGACATCTgctcaaataaaaatacaaatgCCTTATTacataaaatatagaaaaagaaaattaagaaagaTTAACCAGTGCCTCACAGTAGAGTTCTGTGTAAAACAATGTGTTTATTGAAATTGTGAGTGTTTTTATTCTTCATACCTAGTAGGCAGTCACATGAACATGAACATTTTTCACTTGAATCACATTCTTGAGCGGGTAACTTAGTTTCCGTGGCGCTGCTTTCCTTCCTTATTAGCATTAACACTGCTCTACTTCGCGATTCAAAATCCATTTTCAGTTGATCATCCAACTCGAATCCATTCTCCAATGCAACCAATAGTTTGTACTCATCCACATCTTTGTGATTCATAATGTCAATTGCCAAATTCATCTTCACCCCAAAGTCCAATTTCAACTCCAAGTTCAATTCCACTCCCTGTAGAACACTCACAAGGCCTGAAAATACTCGACGTCTGCAAATGCTGTCCCAATGGAGTGGATCATACCATGCAAAAATAGGATCCGAATTCAAATCCCTGATGGCATTATAATGCCATGTACTTGTATTCCCAACCTCTTTACCATCTGCCAAGTAACCAACATTGGATTTCATCTCCACTAGAATGAGACCGGGACAATACATAGAGAGGTAAATTAagagaaaatatagaaaaataataatgattGTAAATAATGTCAACAatgaatttaaaaagaaagataaatctattctatctattctattatataaaaatcggatttCTCTACTTAATGATAGAGATAGANNNNNNNNNNNNNNNNNNNNNNNNNNNNNNNNNNNNNNNNNNNNNNNNNNNNNNNNNNNNNNNNNNNNNNNNNNNNNNNNNNNNNNNNNNNNNNNNNNNNNNNNNNNNNNNNNNNNNNNNNNNNNNNNNNNNNNNNNNNNNNNNNNNNNNNNNNNNNNNNNNNNNNNNNNNNNNNNNNNNNNNNNNNNNNNNNNNNNNNNNNNNNNNNNNNNNNNNNNNNNNNNNNNNNNNNNNNNNNNNNNNNNNNNNNNNNNNNNNNNNNNNNNNNNNNNNNNNNNNNNNNNNNNNNNNNNNNNNNNNNNNNNNNNNNNNNNNNNNNNNNNNNNNNNNNNNNNNNNNNNNNNNNNNNNNNNNNNNNNNNNNNNNNNNNNNNNNNNNNNNNNNNNNNNNNNNNNNNNNNNNNNNNNNNNNNNNNNNNNNNNNNNNNNNNNNNNNNNNNNNNNNNNNNNNNNNNNNNNNNNNNNNNNNNNNNNNNNNNNNNNNNNNNNNNNNNNNNNNNNNNNNNNNNNNNNNNNNNNNNNNNNNNNNNNNNNNNNNNNNNNNNNNNNNNNNNNNNNNNNNNNNNNNNNNNNNNNNNNNNNNNNNNNNNNNNNNNNNNNNNNNNNNNNNNNNNNNNNNNNNNNNNNNNNNNNNNNNNNNNNNNNNNNNNNNNNNNNNNNNNNNNNNNNNNNNNNNNNNNNNNNNNNNNNNNNNNNNNNNNNNNNNNNNNNNNNNNNNNNNNNNNNNNNNNNNNNNNNNNNNNNNNNNNNNNNNNNNNNNNNNNNNNNNNNNNNNNNNNNNNNNNNNNNNNNNNNNNNNNNNNNNNNNNNNNNNNNNNNNNNNNNNNNNNNNNNNNNNNNNNNNNNNNNNNNNNNNNNNNNNNNNNNNNNNNNNNNNNNNNNNNNNNNNNNNNNNNNNNNNNNNNNNNNNNNNNNNNNNNNNNNNNNNNNNNNNNNNNNNNNNNNNNNNNNNNNNNNNNNNNNNNNNNNNNNNNNNNNNNNNNNNNNNNNNNNNNNNNNNNNNNNNNNNNNNNNNNNNNNNNNNNNNNNNNNNNNNNNNNNNNNNNNNNNNNNNNNNNNNNNNNNNNNNNNNNNNNNNNNNNNNNNNNNNNNNNNNNNNNNNNNNNNNNNNNNNNNNNNNNNNNNNNNNNNNNNNNNNNNNNNNNNNNNNNNNNNNNNNNNNNNNNNNNNNNNNNNNNNNNNNNNNNNNNNNNNNNNNNNNNNNNNNNNNNNNNNNNNNNNNNNNNNNNNNNNNNNNNNNNNNNNNNNNNNNNNNNNNNNNNNNNNNNNNNNNNNNNNNNNNNNNNNNNNNNNNNNNNNNNNNNNNNNNNNNNNNNNNNNNNNNNNNNNNNNNNNNNNNNNNNNNNNNNNNNNNNNNNNNNNNNNNNNNNNNNNNNNNNNNNNNNNNNNNNNNNNNNNNNNNNNNNNNNNNNNNNNNNNNNNNNNNNNNNNNNNNNNNNNNNNNNNNNNNNNNNNNNNNNNNNNNNNNNNNNNNNNNNNNNNNNNNNNNNNNNNNNNNNNNNNNNNNNNNNNNNNNNNNNNNNNNNNNNNNNNNNNNNNNNNNNNNNNNNNNNNNNNNNNNNNNNNNNNNNNNNNNNNNNNNNNNNNNNNNNNNNNNNNNNNNNNNNNNNNNNNNNNNNNNNNNNNNNNNNNNNNNNNNNNNNNNNNNNNNNNNNNNNNNNNNNNNNNNNNNNNNNNNNNNNNNNNNNNNNNNNNNNNNNNNNNNNNNNNNNNNNNNNNNNNNNNNNNNNNNNNNNNNNNNNNNNNNNNNNNNNNNNNNNNNNNNNNNNNNNNNNNNNNNNNNNNNNNNNNNNNNNNNNNNNNNNNNNNNNNNNNNNNNNNNNNNNNNNNNNNNNNNNNNNNNNNNNNNNNNNNNNNNNNNNNNNNNNNNNNNNNNNNNNNNNNNNNNNNNNNNNNNNNNNNNNNNNNNNNNNNNNNNNNNNNNNNNNNNNNNNNNNNNNNNNNNNNNNNNNNNNNNNNNNNNNNNNNNNNNNNNNNNNNNNNNNNNNNNNNNNNNNNNNNNNNNNNNNNNNNNNNNNNNNNNNNNNNNNNNNNNNNNNNNNNNNNNNNNNNNNNNNNNNNNNNNNNNNNNNNNNNNNNNNNNNNNNNNNNNNNNNNNNNNNNNNNNNNNNNNNNNNNNNNNNNNNNNNNNNNNNNNNNNNNNNNNNNNNNNNNNNNNNNNNNNNNNNNNNNNNNNNNNNNNNNNNNNNNNNNNNNNNNNNNNNNNNNNNNNNNNNNNNNNNNNNNNNNNNNNNNNNNNNNNNNNNNNNNNNNNNNNNNNNNNNNNNNNNNNNNNNNNNNNNNNNNNNNNNNNNNNNNNNNNNNNNNNNNNNNNNNNNNNNNNNNNNNNNNNNNNNNNNNNNNNNNNNNNNNNNNNNNNNNNNNNNNNNNNNNNNNNNNNNNNNNNNNNNNNNNNNNNNNNNNNNNNNNNNNNNNNNNNNNNNNNNNNNNNNNNNNNNNNNNNNNNNNNNNNNNNNNNNNNNNNNNNNNNNNNNNNNNNNNNNATTTATTAAATTtacttatatattatatatgaattgacgttaatttataaattattttacatTATAATATTCAATCAAATAAATTGTAAATTACTTTAAATTATATACGCACGGAAAAATGGATTTAAATATGTTTTATATAGTATAGATAATATTAAATTAAGAACGGTGTATTTTTAAGTATTTTGGTAtgacttaattatatcaactaattgatttgattagatatttaaatatgaatgtaatttattataatatataatactTGATTAATTTTACTACATTAATTGTAATTCCTTATATTAGTTAATTGGTTTATTCATTTATAAagtctgaaataaaataaataatttattgtttACTCTAATTGAATTCATTAAAttcaattatattatatataaattaaagataatttataaATCACCTTATTTCCTTAGTATTTTATATTCCATGAATTGTTAAGTTTTAAGTTTTATATTTCTGTAAGCAAAAGTAATAGAAGGCAAAACTTTTTTCATTCTAAACGGAATTATTCTATGTATTATTAActaatatcatcattagatttgatttattaaaagaggagtgctacacatacaagtctttttgacttacaagtcttacaagttactAGGCCTTTTAATGCGTTATTCAACGTTTCCTATTTTCAAAGCGCTACACTCAGAacgtttctcctcctcctcctcttcctcttcctcttcttcttcttcttcttcttcttcttcttcttcttcttcttcttcttcttcttcttcctcttcctcttcttcttcttcttcttcgttttttttttcgattttcatagtttctgaaatcaagctttgaaatcgttttgaagaagaagaagcagcagaggatgaggagaaagagaaagagttctgaattatgcaacgaattttgggtgtatttcttaaatactttgggtgtatttttcgtaatcctttgggtgtatttctgaagttccattaccttcaaaaggattacagaaatacacccaaaggattacgaaaaatacacccaaagtatttaagaaatacacccaacattcgttgcataattcagaactctttctctttctcctcctcatcttctactgcttcttcttcttcaaaacgatttcaaagcttgatttcagaaactatgaaaatcgaaaaaaaacgaagaagaagaagaaggagaaagagaaggcaagaaacgaaagaaaagaagaaggagaagacgaagaggaagaagaagaagaaggagaaagagaaggcaagaaacgaaagaaaagaagaaggagaagacgaagaggaagaagaagaagaaggagaaagagaaggcaagaaacgaaagaaaagaagaaggagaagacgaagaggaagaagaagaagaaggagaaagagaaggcaagaaacgaaagaaaagaagaaggagaagacgaagaggaagaagaagaagaaggagaaagagaaggcaagaaacgaaagaaaagaagaaggagaagacgaagaggaagaagaagaagaaggagaaagagaaggcaagaaacgaaagaaaagaagaaggagaagacgaagaggaagaagaagaagaaggagaaagagaaggcaagaaacgaaagaaaagaagaaggagaagacgaagaggaagaagaagaagaaggagaaagagaaggcaagaaacgaaagaaaagaagaaggagaagacgaagaggaagaagaatggttCGAAGCGTGTTTTGAGCGTTAGTTTTAATTGAACTTGTAAGGCTTACAAGCCTTAATCGCTTGTATGCCAAGAATTActcttattaaaaatataaaataattttatataacaaattattaattaaactcaTTCTAAAACGTaagcaaaataaattaattttctagGCGGCTCAATGTAGATCCATAATTTATACAACAATCAAACAAAGCATAGAATTTGTAAATGGtgataaaaagggaaaaaaaagtagGGCCCACACCATGTCGGCTTGCTTGCCTCCATTGTATCTTAATAAAACATGGACCTACGGAGACTAATTCCGATTTCAAACTGAGCAGATAGACAACCTATCCGGATCTCATACAATTAATTTCAACCCGCACCCAAAGTCATCTTTTAGTCTTTTTGGGTCTTCTCTCTCCCAGCAAGTAAGCATATACGCCAGCAATGGAGAACGGCGGCTTGGCACTGGCAACTTCAGAGCAGCGAAGATGAGAAGACTGGTTGCTCATACGGCGACGGATGATGACGGGGTTGTGCCGGCGAGGAGGTCGACGATGATCGGAGATGCTAATGTGACCAGAGAGGTTAGATAGTAGACCGGCAAGAGGAGACTTTCACTGATGTTGTTGTCGTTCAGATCGCCGTCACACTGGAATGCTCTCTATCTGTAACTGATGGAGGTGAGCTGCTGCAAGAAAGGCATCGATTCAGATCTTATTTTCATACTTCTTTTTTACTCAGTACATTTTGATTTGTCAGTATTTATGATGTAGagtaagtgttttattttcaactcaattttttttttttgttttttaaatcatCAAGAcagattttttcttcttttggattaTGGAGGATATGTGATTTTTGATGCTTTCCAATTTTAAAATGAtttacccaaaaatatacctcttCTTAGTTGCTATAAAATTCTAAAAGGTGTGATCCCACAATCTTACCATACGTACTTGCTAGAATTtacatttgcttttatttttttcactagAGAAAAAATGGTTAGGTGATATGATTTGTTGGAGATGATTGCACCGCCAAAAGAATGTTGGAAGATTCATGTCAAAGTAATCAGACTTTGGTCTTTACCGAGATTCAAAGACCCCAAATCCATTAGCTCCATTGAAATGGTAGTACTTCTAATTTTATTCATACACACAATTGTTTCTCTATTTTCATACACTTAGTCCCGCATTTGTATGATCCTCACCCTCATAATTGTCATAATTTCAACCTCAGCAGTTTCTGCTTTTCTTGGGACTATTCATTTAAAaacagaacaaaaataaaattcagTTCTGTGTTTTTCTGCAAGAAAACATAATCTTTTCATCATAAAAAAAGATTCTGCAGTCAAAAACAGATTTAATACATAGCTCATGTTGTATTCGGCCAATAAAGAGAGGAGTTGGGGCACTTTTAGCAAGATTTTCATAGGcagttatataaaattataaattttagctTGCAAAGACATGCACTAATGCCAAGATACATAATCACTAAATAATGCAGATTGGATATAAGAATTTATGCCGACCAAAAACAACAAAGTTTGAGTCACTCTTGCTTTCACATCCTACAAAAAGCATAATGTATATCTTTGATAAGAAATAATACACACATCACAACAAAATTGAGAATCAGATTATTTCTTACTTCTTTGTTTATTATTCTCATCTTGAAGACTTAAATTTCCTCCTTCCGTATGGGTGACAACTAACAAGAGAGGTTTGTATTAGAATAGTTTGTGCCAAGCATCCCCAAGTAGTCTTGACTGTTGGGAACCAAGCAGTATAGCCTCCACTAATTTAACATTCAAAATTCTAGActaaatcaatcacattaaacAAAGATGCATATGGAggggaaaaaaagagagaaacatAATAAGAGCATGACTAACACATATGCATGTTTATCGTTAATCTTAACCCTTTTCTAAATAACACTTAATTCTCATGCATGATTGTCATCATAATAATTGAAATCGCGTAGCCTAATCCATTTAGCAACTTAAAAGTAGGGTTTTAACCAAGTTTTTTTTGTAGCAAATACCGAAAAATATTACCAACGACTTCTCTTGAATACTCAAAGAGGATGTATGAATTTTCGAGATATAAGAACAATAGGAGGAACAATTTATGCTACGTATAGAGATGC from Arachis ipaensis cultivar K30076 chromosome B09, Araip1.1, whole genome shotgun sequence includes these protein-coding regions:
- the LOC107619440 gene encoding coatomer subunit zeta-2 — translated: MASHGMCPSVKNILLLDSEGKRVAVKYYSDDWPTNNAKLAFEKFVFSKTVKTNARTEAEVTLLENNIIIYKFVQDLHFFVTGGDDENELILASVLQGFFDAVTLLLRSNVDKREALENLDLILLCLDEIVDGGIILETNGALIAEKVTSSSLDADAPLSEQTLTQAWATARDHLTRTLLK